One Lachancea thermotolerans CBS 6340 chromosome F complete sequence DNA window includes the following coding sequences:
- a CDS encoding pectate lyase (conserved hypothetical protein), whose protein sequence is MRGQAVVAIFTSLLTASTVSSSPSYYGSPERQRNKRELLPRSSGTSVLKAAQTVAAGKTFDGGMKVFDRGVTCTGQAEGSSSDAVFIIESGGTLSNVIIGPNQIEGIHCKGGCTLNNVWWSDVCEDAFTIKTQTESQTTYIKGGGAFGAADKVIQHNGAGTVSVSDFTVGDFGKLYRSCGNCKNMYKRNVVLNNITATSGKILVGM, encoded by the coding sequence ATGCGTGGACAAGCGGTAGTGGCAATTTTTACTAGCCTCCTGACAGCTTCAACAGTGAGTTCTAGTCCTTCATACTATGGATCTCCAGAGCGGCAGCGCAATAAACGAGAACTGCTTCCAAGGTCTAGCGGCACTTCCGTATTGAAGGCTGCACAGACTGTCGCTGCTGgcaaaacttttgatgGTGGCATGAAGGTGTTCGATCGGGGGGTTACTTGCACTGGTCAAGCCGAAGGGAGCAGCTCTGACGCTGTCTTTATAATTGAGTCTGGCGGGACGTTGTCAAATGTTATCATCGGCCCCAACCAGATTGAGGGCATTCACTGTAAGGGAGGTTGCACTTTAAACAATGTATGGTGGTCAGATGTTTGCGAAGATGCTTTCACCATCAAGACTCAAACGGAATCACAAACTACCTACATCAAAGGGGGTGGGGCTTTTGGAGCTGCTGACAAAGTCATCCAACATAATGGAGCGGGTACTGTGTCTGTCTCTGATTTTACAGTTGGCGATTTCGGCAAGCTGTACAGATCTTGTGGCAACTGCAAAAACATGTACAAAAGAAACGTTGTTCTTAATAACATTACTGCAACTTCTGGCAAGATTCTG